CCAGACTTTGACAACCTCTATGGAGACGTAAAGAGAGATTGGAATCAAGTAACCGTAAAGCAATAGAGCGGTTATGAGATGAACAACACCAGCGTAGACAGGACTTATAGGGTTAGTTAGATCCTCAGGCGCGTCTGGTCTCAAGTACCACATCTTCGGCATGTGGAACTCTGTCTCCCAAGCAAAGCCTGATGAGCTGATGCATGAGATCAAGATGAGTAGGACGAGAAGCGTGTAGATGATGTAGTCCATTGTTCTCTCGATCCTGCTTCTTTTAGAAGGTGACTTTGTTGAGTTCTGCATAACCTTAGTGTCGTGCCCTGTGAACACCACAACTCCGTAGATATAAGCTGTGTTCCTTAGCTTCGAGTCTCGTAACAGAATCTGACTCGGATCAAGAGGAAACGTTTGACGCTTATACTCAAGATTCCCAACGAACGTGTAGAGACTCGGGTTAGGATCTTCGCATCTTATCGTCCCCATGAAGTTCTTGAAAGACTCTTCATCATCTAACGTCATCGTCACTTCCAAAGATCTCTTCACTTTCAAGTTAGTCTCACCGTCCAAGTTCATAGTCTCCACGTAGCAGATCCCATCCTCGTAGCTACTCGACAAGAGAAGCAGATCAGCAGGGAAGAACTCGTCCTTCTCCACTCTCACAACATCCCCAACGCTGACCTTCTTCCACTTCCTAGAACGAAATACACCATCAGTTTTATGAACACACGTCTTTCTAGCGTTGATCTTGACGTCCTGCATGAACCTACGCCAGTCTTCTAGAGCCTCTTTCATCATACTAAGTCCCACGACGAAGACCAAAGGGGCGATCATGCTCCATTTGTTGAAAGGGGAGAGAGGGAAGACGGAGAGGATGGCTGCTACCAAGAAGTAGAGGTTTGCAGCGCGGTGGAACTGCTCGTATAAGGACTTTGGGAAGAATGTTATGAGGTTGTATCTAGTGGTGGAGACGTAGTTGGAACGGTATCTCAGAGGCTTCTTCTTGTGCATGTGAGGCTGGTTGCAGAACACTGTACGGCTGAAGCCTGGACCGTGGAGCGGGTGTGGAGGGTCATCACCTTCGAGTGTACTTGGTTTAAGACATCCGAATGTATAGAGATGGCTTAGTCTCAGCTTTGATCGTATTCTACCTCGAGCCATTGTTACTCTTTTTTACTCAAGAGAACAAGATGATCTTTAAACAGGATCCAGTTCCTCAAGAATTATAGGTTACTGCTTCATGTTGGTTTTGAATTTACCCTGTGCATATATGAACAAAACCCATTATAAGATTTTTTCcaaagttttgatatttttggaaaagGCAGAGAAAGTCTAAAAGGACACAAGCACCAAAGATAAAGCTATATACGGAATTAGCTCGAATTTCgtacatatattttttgtgtaaaaatatttataaaattttacctCTATAGggaaaacaaatcaaaagaaTCTAAgttcaacaacaaaaaaatatactttctaTGAAAGATGATGAATTTACAAAGCCCagagagtaaaaaaaattaccaaagaaacagaagagaagaaaaaaaaaagaaattataagagtttttgaaatctCAATTTGATTCTTAAATTCAGATAGATAAACTATTAAGCAGGAGAATGAAAGAAcacgcaaaaaaaaattgacagctgtaaaaaaaagattagagaTAAAAGATCCATAAACTAGATGACAAGTCAAGCACAATGGAAAACCCAGaaacacagaaaaaaaatttcagacAGGTGGAGATTTGTAAGAGAAGTAGAGAATCAGAAGACAAACCCAAATGTAAGAAGCTTTGATTATTCGCCTAGAAATTGTCGGCAATGTTAGATCAAGAAGGATGAGCACAAAgcatacatatttaaaaaaaaatgcagctttctctctctatcagTTTGCtgtctttttcttctctttgttttctcagGAGACTTAGAAAAATtgagcaaaaacaaaaatcggAGAAAAATTTCACTcggttttggatttttttttctatcaaaaGATAGCAAATCTGAACCAGTGCAGGTACTTTCGGGTCTGCTTCTTCTTCCTATGTATCTCTCTCTTCAACTATAATTTAATTAACTTTAATTTACaactatttttaacatttagaATTAATTAAACAGCGTAATTGGTAGATACGTTACTATCAGTAATACGTATGCAATTACCCACAAGTAAGTTTTTCCTTAGCACAAAATAGTGATTGGTTATGGatgttaaatttgaaaaaaaaaatacttgtgAGAGTTATGGATGTTAAggaaaatagttaatataaatCTGGGGAAAGATGTAAAGGTATTTATGAGCCAGCTGTAATTTATGGTAAGCAATAGTTTAAATAAAGCGCGTTTAAAtgagttttatgattttaaatatcatttttatttaacttgTATCTAGAAGGCGTAATTGGTGAAGTTGTTAAttatatcatgatttttttaagtAATTGATTATATTCCTTCCATTTATTAGTATTAAATATCAGAGTATTAAATAATGGActcagaaaataaaatttaagtgAAACTCTAATTTACCATTCATTCTTCATTGTGTATcacataaaccaaaaatatataaaatattattttaaaaaatacatattctaAATTAAgtgtttttataaaaagtttgatATGAAAGAAAgatgtttatctttttttttgaaccagAAAGATGTTTATCTAAATAGTAAAAATACCACTTTCCTATACGATATAAAAATACTTGTTTTGTCCCGACAAAAAAAGGTATATTGTTGTAGGTCTTTGATTTGATGAAAAAGGAAAGGTATCTTGGGTTCAGAAAATTAGGAGAGATGGTGGTGACGTTGTCACACACAACCTTTTTCTCTTCTGCGACGAAACCAAACTTTCAGGTAGAGTCGTTGAACCAATCCGCTCCATATTTTGTTCGCTTTAAAATCAGATTTTTCCATAGAACCtatgtaattttgttttaattcatagaAAAAATCTTAATGTTATTAAAGTCTTAAATCTGGTTTATTACTTACTTTTTCGAGTAATTTCAAATTGTGATAACAAGAAACATTACATAATTACTTGGAAACAAGCTAATACATAGACACATAAGctaacaatgaaaaaaaatacttgaccaacaatgaaaaaaattacaGCATAAGAGATTTAAACGATGCTTTCCAAAGAATAGTCTTATACAATAACACATTATATGATCTGTTACGTATTTGATCTTCTTCTGATGTGATTTGAACGCAGCTTCAGGATGAACTTTTTGTTCACAAACCAAATCTTCAAAACCGATGTCTCCAAACATAATTCCAAAAATAGTCACTTTGGTACTATTTAGTCCGTACCAAAATCCTTCCAAGATATTGTAGGTTTCTAGTCTTCCCGACTTGACACCAATTATTAAGTGTATGCTTCAGATTAATGCACAAACAAAGCATGGTTAATGCCCTAACAAACACTATTTCCCAACGTCCAGAGAGTGGTGCAACAACATCATCCAAccttttagatatataattctTCAAATGTCTGAGTAACCAAATTTCTTGATTCCATATTGCCTCTCTTATCCATATTGGTCACACGTAACAGACATCAAAGGTCTTTCGTCTCCATCCCTTACAGTGATGTGTATGTTGGAAATACAATTTGATAAAAAGATAAACAATTTTGTGATGATGCAGCCTTCTTCGAGTCTCTCCCGGCCATGGCGGGATGCGAAACTGAATTCTCAAATATTAGTTGTGAATATTGAACACCTCTATGAAATATATTAGGGCGGAGACAGTGCATCAAACAAAACAGAATAAAACCGAAGCATATATTGAACATCAAAAAGTACAACTCCTAGAGGGAGACACATACAGTAACAGAGTTAGACTCCATCACCGAAGGAAATGACACACTTGAATGATAAAGCAACAAAAATAGTAGATCATAATTCGTGTGGAATAAatcaattaacaaaaaaataaaacagatgaAAAAATTCCGGTGACCGTAGCCGCTGGAGACGTTTATTCGATGTAGAAAAAAATTGTCTGTCTAAATCATGTCTTTTGTCGCTCACTAACATATCAACGGTATAAAACATACAATATAATTAAATGTTTACTAGAAACTGGATTacttaatatgaaaataaaatgctTTAAAATATGACATATCTAcaaataagattaatatatttcGTTtggcaaaatttaaatttctaaaacaatCAATAGCAAGAAAAACGCTcctaaaacatatatttacacATTTTGGAGATATGTGAGGTGGGTTAATTAGGCTGCATTCATATTAACatgaaatgtacaaaattattGAAGGAAGACACGTAACTCTTTCAAAAACATGTAATCTATCATGTTTGAATATGAATGATAACACAATAATAATACTAACACAAATCATTAACATGCCTAAATGAAAAATACATTAGCAATGATCAAGATATCTTGACTTTGACCAAAGAAGGATCAAGATATTTTGGAATAGCAAAAAAATGCTATGTGGAGTGAATCGGATAAGAACTGGATACATCATAGATGATGTATTCTTATAGTGTATATTATCTCTCTATTTGCAAGGGGGGGGGGACAAAGACGTgatgagaaaaaacaaaatatgtaaatttatttcatattacaTGAATTAAATAACAAGGTAGGTATACATTCTTCTAACCAACCAGATATTTATATCTTTGTTTCTTCTCACAGATACATATAGAGATCAAAATTGTGCAATGACAAGTTTCGTACTCATAGATTTATGTatattcccccccccccccccccccccccccccctgtatttatttttacttcgaTTATATAAGTATATGTTAGTGTATTTTAGATAGAGACGTTATAGTGGTTGGTGTTGACTATCAATAAAGCATATATGTGGACAAAATGAGTGagtaaattgtaaaaaaaaaagacagtaaGTTTAACTGAATAATTAAATCCTCGTTACCATGCTAATtagtattttctattttatcgaATGCTAATTACTTAATTAATATTCTTATTCTATGTAGTGAacataaatttgaatatttattttttttaaatcatctgGACAACAAAAATCGAAGATTTATCtttcatattattttctttttaatctttGTTGTGTGCTACTTCTATAGTTTTCAACTTTTCATTTGTATAATGTCAACGTGAAATATTTAAGGTTTTTTCCAGAAAAGCTTTCAAGTTTACTTTGGTTCGAAGGATAGTCACATGGAACCGGTCCACGTCCATGATTCTTTTGGCTTTTTTCGAGTTTTGTGTACTTTCTTTATCCCCTGCACACGGTATTGACCACTGTTTACTATTTTCACTCACGCTTATAGACCATTAATCTCCTTTTTATCACTGTTGGGTCCCATTTTTGGAAAATCAAGTTTAACTCAATACTCGAACGAGAAACGATAATCGTTAAAAAAATCATGTGGCGATAATTAGATTTAGATTGAAACCAAAACTTACTCTAAATTTGTAGAAAAAATGGCACATGACTTTGACTAGCCGCTGCGATGTCGTGGTCGAACGACCTTAATATTGATTAGTTCACCCAACAGCTAACCGTGTCCGTCGATTTGATTGACTTTTCAACACGAATCGTTTTGTGGTAATTTAAATCTGACGGCTACAAATGGAAACGTGGAAGGAGGGAGTAGGACCTACAAAGAGGAGTCCCACAACGTAATTAAAACCGGTCAATTTGATTTTAACACAACTCAAACGTGGTGGTCCATTTTAACGTGCTGCCCAACACGGCTTAGAGAAAAGCACATATCAATGCGCCAATAAGGTCGAAAcgataattaatttattataaagtttAATTGAATTATTGTTAGTATTacgttttgaaatattttaaattttcatatggGCGTGTAGGGTTTTAATGCGACAAAATATTAAGGCGAGAAAGATATAGTAATCAATTTTCAAAGACTTTATATGGtgtttatggttttaaaatccGCAATTCCAATATTTAATGAACGAAAAAgatgttttcaaaatttgaatatcCACCGGAAGAACACACAGGTGTCGTATGCTGTTACGTAGAATATTCATGTCCCAATAGGACATAAGAAATCTAGTAATCATATTAATTATTTGGTCCTGCCGTATTTATGTGACATGTTCTAGAGTAGAAGCAAGTATGCAAGACTGTaaacaaaatcatttaaaaaaaaaagcaagtatGTAAAACGGTTAACCCCAAACCGGTGAAACCCCacacacagctcttcctgaacCAGGAGGACTTAACCGAGTTTGATTAGAGTCGATCACATATTAACATTTGGTTGGGACATTTACACTATATCGCATCAATTTCGGACAGTCTTGTTGTTGATATCAACAAGTCATCAACACATAGTTCAGATACGTGTGAAAGACTTCATACTTAAAAACTATTACATTGGAGGGTCCAACAttcagatatatataaaaacgaatGCAGATCTAAGAGTTCGAAATGAAGATCATTAACTTAATATTTGTTATAGTGTTATCATATATCATAAAGATTCCTTATAAAGTTACACAACTCTACAGAAACTGTATCTTATCTAACACTTCTTCTCTCCCTTGCTATGTTATCGACCCTACATTGCATTATCCTTGATTACGGTTCAACTTAAAAGCAAAGCTAACTACGCACACAAGAACATACACAAATCGTTTTTCCCATATGTGCAATATTGAGAAGAATGAGTAACCAAGATAAATACTATAAGAGCCAAAAATAATGTACTCACTTGGACGGCTTCTTCTGACATGAGAAACATATGGAACCTCAATTTCAGATCCAGCAAAGGATACCACCCTGGTGACGGCAACTCTCTTCCTTGAGGATACGATAATAGACCTGACCTCAGATTTTCAGATAGATTCTGATTTCTTTTCACCTGGTCTGTATATGGTTCACAAATTGTCAGACTGCAATAAACCTGAATTGATAGCTGAGTCTAATTAAAAAGTTTGCAAGTAAACAATACTGACTCTAGGAGGAAAAGCAACAGAACCATATTACTAAAAGGAAAAAGGATTGATACACTTTGgtcataaaaaccaaaaatttgattCAAATCTAGGATAACCACTCcctgtatatgtatttatgtAAAGTGCTTCAACATGTAAATAACAGTGAGAACCAAACCTTGAGAAATTTAATGTGGGTGGGACAACCGAGGAGGTAACCCTTGGGCAGGAAGGTAGCCTATAGTCTGAGAAGCATCTGATGCAGTATACATATCCGACTCGTTCACCTCCAAAATTTCTTCATCGGTTGCAGGCACTAGTCTCCCATCTCCTGCAACCTAAGAACCATTTCAAGGCATTTATATCAAACAAGAGGATCAACTACAAAAGCGAAAGACACAATTTGTAATCTATACCCAGACAAGCTTGTAGGCAATCTGAGTTGTTGGGTGTGATCCTTGTCTGAGCACTGCCCTTCAAACAACTCTCTGCACTCCTCAACAACAGTTCCAACCACAGTACCCATGGTATATTTAACTCAAACGCACATCCTGAAATCCAAAACAAGTAAAATGATAAATGTGCTCAACAAGTGAGACTGAATCCACAATAAAGGATGCTGCTGAGAGATTACTATGTACTATTTCACATCAAACGCTAAACCAAATTTGATTCTCATTCAAATAATACCATCAaacaattcaaaacaaaaatagtaCTAAGTTTCAAAGTAActatttttatcacaaaaataagatTTTGAAGAGGAATGAAAACACTAAAAGAAAAACTTTTAACTCCACATCTTGAAATTCTGCAGAATTTAGCAATTGACAAAACAGAATGAACTACGCTCCGTTTAGGAATGTATAGTAGAGCTGGGGATTTTATccgaaatacaatttttttctttattcaaatTGTAAGTCTATTGTTGGCCTCTATGGTAGAATCAGTCAGGGGCCTGATAGGCGGTGGTTTACCCTGTGGTGGATATCAGCGGTTCGAGTCCGCTTATCTCCAACTCGTGAACTTAGCCGATACAAAGCTATATGATAGCACCCAATTTTTTCGagttaaatttgattcgattcgttattcgtTTCGATTTGATTCGAATATTCCGGATATCCGTAAACCTTCGAATcaaagcaaatactaaaaatcaatatccgttaaaatcgaagcaaatcacaaatattaaaattttgggaagCGAATGTCCGATCCGAACCggtaatatataaatcatgtatatcttgattttttaaatgtataaaattatataattgttattctaacatatgatttgacaaattctattcacattattacttatataaaaatattacataaaaggaaatgactaaatttatgacaattataattttttcttaagttttgtcttattataaattttaaataagtttaatttttttttacaaaatatgtggattcactatttattttaattttatcttatatatcatgcaaacaatattttacaaaataaatttgtatcaaatttttaagattatttgcattaatcaaaacatatgagatatccgtacgtattcgtaaatatccgcaaatatctatttattttttggatatCCGTTTTTTCGAATATCCGTATTTTttcgaagcaaagcaaatcgaaaaattagatattcGTAGCAtacaaaacaaatcacaaatactttcAAAACTCGGATATTTGATCCGTGTCCAGGCCTACCGTATACATAGCTTATGAGTTTATCACTTAGGAAGCTTATGTCCGATTTTGCCACGTCAGTAATAATGCCAAAACAGAATGAGCTACGCTCCGTTTTGTGTCACGTGTATAAGAACACCGTGTAGTCTAGTACATCTAAACTAGGATTACGCGCCGACTGAGAGTTTGGAAAACGGAATGAACTTTTCATGGAGTAGGTAGGTAGGTGGGTGGGTATTTCTGTTACTCCAGATTTAATTGTggttaagttatacataattgTCTTCTATAACTTTTACAAACTAAACCACACTGTACAAACAATTTTTGGTAGCttatgtttaccaaaaaaaaaaaaaaaaaaaaacatggccTGTTTGCTGCTGCATCTTTCAAAGGCTAAGCATAAACCCATCAGGAGGTAAAAGCAACCGCATCAAGATAATTAGTGTATTTCTTTTCATAAACATGTGAAGATCTTTACTAGGTCAAAAGAGACCTACTCCAAATACTCAGCAATGAATGTGTTTGGATAACCAAACAAACAACAATCAATGTGATTTAATTCTTCAACCTAAACAGTTATTAAGCATCAAACCcttttgataaaagaaaaagCATCAAACCTAATCTTAGACTACAGTTGAACATAAtatgctatttttggaaaagaaGTCTAGTGGGAAATCTTAAGTGGTTGAGATGGAAATGcttgttttttaaaaagagaCAAAACATAGAATCAATGATAAAGGACGACATGTGTGATTGTGAACAATGTAAGGAGCTTCCGAACTCCCAAGAACTTTGACATAGAGAGTTCAGAGAGACTATTAAACTCCACTTTCAATGTAAGCACTGTCCCTAGATCCTCTTACACCATCAATTCTTGTGTGAGGATAGAGTTGAGATGGAAGTGcttgttttttaaaaagagacaaaacagAGAATCAATGGTAAAAAGACAACATGTGTGATTGTGAACAATGTAAGGAGCTTCCGAACTCCCAAGAACTTGGACATAGAGAGCTCCGAGAGACTATTAAACTCCACTTTCAATGTAAGCATTGTCCCTGGATCCTCTCACACCATCAAATCTGGTGTAAGGATAAACTAGAGATTGATCAATGCTATGAGGCTTAGTTTAATAAGAAACaatttttacaaaaagaatAATCTAAACCAAGAACGATGACTACTACTACCACTAGCGgtagtttaatatatatcaagtaaGAACAAGCTACATCATAGTATCATCACTAGGTAAGCTAATATAGAatgaaagaaaaacatttatcaccaaaaaaaaagagaagtaaaTAAGTACTACTAAACGAGCAAAACAATCTATCAACTGTGAAATATATGAAGAAAGTCTCAAACGTTATCAGAGCCACATAACGCCACCATAATAACGTTTAAGATAAGGTTGCAACTTGCAAAATGAAAGGTAGGTATGGACTTTGGACACCTtgcagaaagagaaagaatgataTAATAATCTTATCCTGGTTTAAAGTCACTCTTTCTCTTCTAGAGGGTTACATTGAGTTGTTGGGAAGATTACAGTAGTAACGTGAGGAGGAAGAAACCGTATCTTTGCAGTTACAGACATGGCCAGTACTTCTCTACCTTCATATCTCCTCAGTCAAGGGCCCTTTTTACTATTCTATTGTTCGAATCAAGTCTCAGGAGCTAAATGTAGAGATGTGATGTAGATGATTATACTGCAACTGATTGTGAAAGGGACTCGGGTCAAAGCACTTGTGAATACAAAAGAAAGGCTGTGGAAGCATGCATCTGCATGAAGTTGACATGGTTCCAAATTCCAATTACTACTAAAATTATTTGCTTTCTCTTGCAAATTAATTTGGAGGTTTAATGAAGCTGCAGTATGTTTATGAAAGCAGCGGTAAAGTCATCTACTAATTGATCAGACCAAACATATGTTGAACTTCACCGCTTGGTTTCAGcaacaaaaagtttttttttaagaagcaGGGTGCTACAGCCAAAGGAAGGCGCTGCTCGTTTGTGTGTTGAAGCTCTTAAGTGTGATCCCACCAATAGgattgataacaattttttttgcatttctaTGAGTTAGTAAAGAAGTAacaagttttactgatgctgcTGCCAGTACAAAGAAGCATTACTATTTATGAGGCTTTTAATTCTATAAGGTTTCGCATGGAGCAAGGCTGTTTCTGACTGGGAAGGACAGTTGATGAAAGTGATGCAGAGACAGGGTGAAAAGAAGTAAAGCTTTGAAGTTGAGATGAATATAACGTTAGAGATCATCATTGTCTATAAACATCTTTATGTTGAAGGAGAGAAGAAACTCCTGCATATTTGATATGAGTCTCTCGATATATTTTTTCCTCCTATTATactaattcaaatttgattttattttctgttaGAAGAAAGTACCATGAGTATTATAGCAAGCATGAGATCTTTACCGGAGCATGGGGACCCTGCTATTTACATCCCTACATTATTGTAATTTAATAAGATATCCACAAGAAAGTTGATTGGAAGTGTGAGCcaagaaatttgaatattacaaaaaaagtgCAATACCAATACATGAAGTGAACTAAAAGGTTGGCTGGATTCTCTTGTCCAAaagccaaaaataaataaataaaagaaaaaggataGGAGGAAGTAAAGAAGCTTTCTGTTGTAAATCAACTTGGAGGAATAATGTGACCTAACTAAAGCTAAAACTACAAGTTTCTGTTGTCTTTTTGACTTTAAGGATCATGCAAGCACATAGGCAACAATGATCATCATCTTTTATTCTCTTTTATGAACTTCTTTTGTTAGATAACATTATAGTACAGTTCAATTCCTTTTTCCTTTATTTCTTAGTTTCATACTTCATTTTATCTAAAATCAAGGTCAATATGATTATATGAACATTTCTAATCTTTTAGTtactgcaacaacaacaaaaggtCTACAAGTCAAATCCAGAACAAAAGAAACCACATACTCTACACATGATCAGTCTGATTAATAAAAGATGAACTTCCTTTTATTCTCAGAATTAAAGACATGAACTCATTTCAACAGAACTTACAGAAGTGAAGTTGTTAATGTCTTTTTGTTCAACAACAACAAGTCATTACTTAAATCCACACTCAAATTAGCACCGAATCTACATAACATTACCCggatctaaatattttttggttgtTGGCCTTTCCATCAGATTTCAAGGTCCCAGTGGACTCCCCTTCTGATGAAGCATCAACTGATCTGGCGAAAGAATGAGAGAGATCACCATAAAGACTTGCCACAGTTCTGATATTGTTATTGAGCTCTCTTATCAAACGAACATTTCGACCCAAGTGATCTGCTTGTTTGGACTCATGGTTCTGATTGATCTCGTTGATCAAAAGCCGGTTTTGCTCCAAAATGTATTGAACCTGAACAAATCTCTTCTGGAAATTCTGCAGCACTTTGCCATCCATCTGGTATCTTTCTCCATATCCAGAAAACACATCTCCTTCCATTCTTGATTCCATTAAGCTCAAATCTTGATTAGTCTTGTTCCTGAGATTAACAATATCAGTTAGAAACAAAAGAGGGCTTATTAAAATCTACATGCAAGACAAAAGGGAAAGACAAGTCACATTTAACAAGACTGTTTAATTCTGCTTCTCCCGTTGACCTTGTCTATAAGCTTTTGATCTCACATAATAAGATCCCAATTTTTACACTAAcataaagaaaaagataaaaagtcTTCTTTTTCAGTTAtattatcaatcaatcaatcaatctcaGAACCCTTAATTTAGGACAAGATACCAATCAATGTTTTTTGTGAAAAAAGATCTATATGTGTATATAGATAAAAGAGAAGAAGTTATAGCTGTTCTATAAGTAGCCTAGAGACAGAGAGATAATATCATCAAAAGTAAAAACCATTTCTATATGATTCATAGCAATAGGTAAAGTCTATAAACCTCAGACACTTAAACCAAAAGATTcatatctaagaaaaaaaaaaaagaaaaataatgttttgattTCCTTACCTCTGGATAATTAGCAGAGATGAAATCAAGATTATATTTTCTTGGGAA
The sequence above is drawn from the Brassica napus cultivar Da-Ae unplaced genomic scaffold, Da-Ae ScsIHWf_51;HRSCAF=91, whole genome shotgun sequence genome and encodes:
- the LOC106449643 gene encoding protein ELF4-LIKE 2, whose protein sequence is MNKTNQDLSLMESRMEGDVFSGYGERYQMDGKVLQNFQKRFVQVQYILEQNRLLINEINQNHESKQADHLGRNVRLIRELNNNIRTVASLYGDLSHSFARSVDASSEGESTGTLKSDGKANNQKIFRSG